The genomic window CATTGATGACGACCCTCTGCGGGGAATCACCATGGAGCAGTTCGGAGATTGCCGTCCTCAGAATATTGCGTTCGACCTTCGGGATCCTTTCAAGTGTGTAGCTGGTCAGATGATCACTTATGTCGCGATCGACAGCCTCACTGTTTTCGAGGAAATAGTCCACGATCTGCCTGATGTAATCGTAGTCCCTGTAGAGATGATGGAATGCGGTCTCCTCCACCCCAACCAGGCCGTGGTCGACCTGGAAGATGATCTG from Salinicoccus sp. RF5 includes these protein-coding regions:
- the nusB gene encoding transcription antitermination factor NusB, which produces MNRHEQRKKIFQIIFQVDHGLVGVEETAFHHLYRDYDYIRQIVDYFLENSEAVDRDISDHLTSYTLERIPKVERNILRTAISELLHGDSPQRVVINEAILLTKLYGEKDGYRFVNGVLKNFITETDEQSNGEH